In Candidatus Kuenenbacteria bacterium HGW-Kuenenbacteria-1, one DNA window encodes the following:
- a CDS encoding ATP-dependent Clp protease ATP-binding subunit ClpC: MNITKTNNNSIAQKFTEYLNRVFSEAQDLAFILNSPEITPEHLFYSISLVKGSLGKEILEKVGIETEKIKTLFFPADQIFYSQNSKKTIIQRNKIIQLSILSQKILVKTVLIAAQNQHKYIGTEHLLLALVQTESPFFKKLWKEKKIDIKSFNKQLKDILKATSKFSELISPFEYQKIKDFPKIKKDSALNFFCTDLTDSKIQKSIDPVIGREEEINRMIDILSRRTKNNPILIGEPGVGKTAIVEGLAKRILLGQVPDILINKKIFTLDLSTVVAGASFRGEFEIRFKQIIEEVKRNSNIILFIDEIHTLVGAGNVPGSLDAANILKPALAHGEIHLIGATTLSEYKKYIEEETALERRFQPILVNEPNIETTFQILKGLKNNYETFHQIFITDEALTAACVLSKQFIPSKFLPDKAIDLIDETASRIKVIKTKDNFFKEIRKLENELEIIEEEKKDAILKEDFEKAIILKEQTNKLLDKINELYQKTKEEKKEILGKITEKEIRETISKITKVPIQKLISDEKKQLINLEETLKEKIINQDQAIKEVSECIRCSRLGLMSANRPLSSFLFLGPSGVGKTELAKILAKIIFVDESAFIRIDMSEFSESFNISKLIGAPAGYVGYKESGKLTDTVKTRPYSLILFDEIEKAHPDVLNLLLQVLEDGHLTDAIGRKINFKNTIIVMTSNIGVEKFNQSAQIGFDVKDEKKDKTLKENYKEIKKEILKDLPSRFRPEFLNRLDKILVFQPLNLKGLEKIVLLQIEELNNNLALKNLSLELTNEAVQFIAKKSFAPEQGARSIRKTIQGLIINPIAQKMLEDKFKKNQTIEVQVEKGKLILS; the protein is encoded by the coding sequence ATGAACATCACAAAAACAAACAACAATAGCATTGCGCAAAAATTTACCGAATACCTAAATAGGGTATTTTCTGAAGCTCAAGACTTAGCTTTTATTTTAAATTCTCCTGAAATAACCCCCGAACATTTATTTTATAGCATTTCTTTAGTTAAGGGGAGTTTGGGCAAAGAAATTTTAGAGAAAGTAGGGATAGAAACAGAAAAAATTAAAACTTTATTTTTCCCTGCTGATCAAATTTTTTATTCTCAAAACTCTAAAAAAACGATAATCCAAAGAAACAAAATTATTCAACTTTCTATTTTATCTCAAAAAATTCTCGTTAAAACTGTCTTAATTGCTGCCCAAAATCAACATAAATATATTGGAACAGAACATTTATTGCTTGCTCTTGTTCAAACAGAATCTCCTTTTTTTAAAAAATTATGGAAAGAGAAAAAAATAGATATTAAATCTTTTAATAAACAATTAAAAGATATTTTAAAAGCCACTTCTAAATTTTCTGAATTAATTAGTCCTTTTGAATATCAAAAAATAAAAGATTTTCCTAAAATTAAAAAGGATTCCGCTTTAAATTTTTTCTGCACTGATTTAACTGATTCTAAAATTCAAAAATCAATTGACCCTGTAATTGGTAGAGAAGAAGAAATTAATCGTATGATTGATATTCTTTCCCGCCGAACAAAAAATAATCCTATTTTAATTGGCGAGCCAGGAGTAGGAAAAACAGCGATAGTTGAAGGCTTAGCAAAAAGAATTTTATTGGGGCAAGTGCCAGATATTTTAATTAATAAAAAAATTTTTACTTTAGATTTAAGCACTGTGGTTGCTGGCGCATCATTTAGGGGAGAATTTGAAATTCGTTTTAAACAAATTATTGAAGAGGTTAAAAGAAATTCAAATATTATTTTATTTATTGATGAAATTCATACACTTGTGGGAGCTGGCAATGTTCCTGGATCTTTAGATGCAGCAAATATTTTAAAACCTGCCTTGGCTCATGGCGAAATTCACTTAATTGGAGCAACTACTTTGAGTGAATATAAAAAATATATTGAAGAAGAAACAGCGCTAGAAAGAAGATTCCAGCCTATTTTAGTTAATGAACCAAACATAGAAACAACTTTTCAAATTTTAAAGGGATTAAAAAATAATTATGAAACTTTTCATCAAATATTTATCACGGATGAAGCATTAACCGCTGCCTGTGTTTTAAGCAAACAATTTATTCCTTCTAAATTTTTACCAGACAAAGCCATTGATTTAATCGATGAAACAGCTTCTAGAATTAAGGTTATTAAAACCAAAGACAATTTCTTTAAAGAAATTAGAAAATTAGAAAATGAATTAGAAATTATAGAAGAAGAAAAAAAAGATGCTATTTTAAAAGAAGATTTTGAAAAAGCGATTATTTTAAAAGAACAAACCAATAAACTTTTGGATAAAATAAATGAACTTTATCAAAAAACAAAAGAAGAAAAAAAGGAAATTTTAGGGAAAATAACCGAAAAAGAAATAAGAGAAACAATTTCTAAAATCACTAAAGTTCCAATTCAAAAATTAATTTCTGATGAAAAAAAACAATTAATAAATTTGGAAGAAACTTTAAAAGAAAAAATTATCAATCAAGATCAAGCAATTAAAGAAGTTAGTGAATGTATTCGTTGTTCTCGTTTGGGATTAATGTCAGCAAATAGACCATTAAGCTCTTTCCTTTTTTTGGGTCCTAGCGGTGTTGGAAAAACAGAATTAGCCAAAATTTTAGCCAAAATAATTTTTGTTGATGAAAGCGCTTTTATTAGAATTGATATGTCTGAATTTAGCGAAAGTTTTAATATTTCTAAATTGATTGGCGCTCCAGCTGGTTATGTTGGCTATAAAGAAAGCGGAAAATTAACTGACACCGTTAAAACAAGACCTTATTCATTAATTCTTTTTGATGAAATTGAAAAAGCGCATCCTGATGTTTTAAATTTATTGCTTCAGGTTTTGGAAGATGGCCATTTAACTGACGCGATTGGACGAAAAATTAATTTTAAAAATACAATTATTGTTATGACCTCTAATATTGGTGTGGAAAAATTTAATCAAAGCGCTCAAATAGGATTTGATGTTAAAGATGAAAAAAAAGATAAGACCTTAAAAGAAAATTATAAAGAAATAAAAAAAGAAATTTTAAAAGATTTACCTTCTCGTTTTCGTCCTGAATTTTTAAATCGATTGGATAAAATTTTGGTTTTTCAACCATTAAATCTTAAAGGATTAGAAAAAATAGTTCTTTTGCAAATAGAAGAATTAAATAATAATTTAGCGTTAAAAAATTTAAGTCTTGAATTAACAAACGAAGCTGTTCAATTTATCGCCAAAAAAAGTTTTGCTCCAGAACAAGGCGCAAGATCAATTCGCAAAACAATTCAGGGTTTAATTATCAACCCAATCGCTCAAAAAATGTTGGAGGATAAATTTAAAAAAAATCAGACAATTGAAGTTCAAGTGGAAAAAGGAAAATTAATTTTAAGTTAA
- the rpsF gene encoding 30S ribosomal protein S6: MQLYDLLYIISNQFTDLEISSVKEQIEFLLQKNDGNIIKTIEIGRRKLSYPIKQARYGIYFRVFFNLEPINSKKLNKDLRLNSNIIRYQIIKTKPSLIEKSLTKIPSEVKISKEEEKEEEEDKKIAIIKKPKISFDELDEEKLDKILSHE; the protein is encoded by the coding sequence ATGCAACTTTACGATTTACTTTATATTATTTCAAATCAATTTACTGATTTAGAAATTTCTTCAGTTAAAGAACAAATTGAATTTCTTCTTCAAAAGAACGATGGCAATATTATCAAAACAATAGAAATTGGGAGAAGAAAATTAAGTTATCCTATCAAACAAGCTCGTTATGGGATTTATTTTAGAGTTTTTTTTAATTTAGAACCAATTAATTCTAAAAAACTTAATAAAGATTTGAGATTAAATTCAAATATTATTAGATATCAAATTATTAAAACTAAACCGTCTCTTATAGAGAAATCTTTAACTAAAATACCTTCAGAAGTAAAAATATCTAAAGAAGAAGAGAAAGAAGAAGAAGAAGATAAAAAAATAGCTATAATTAAAAAACCAAAAATTTCTTTTGATGAATTAGATGAAGAAAAATTGGATAAAATTTTAAGTCATGAATAA
- a CDS encoding single-stranded DNA-binding protein yields the protein MNFNKAIIIGRITRNPEARTTPSGQTVTSFGIATNRFWTGGDGQKQEKVEFHNIVAWGKLAEICNQYLNKGQLVLIEGRIETKTWEGQDGVKKTRTEIIAENMQMGPRVQNAPSTESAQENNSQVKFSQSQSSEEEIDIKEIPF from the coding sequence ATGAATTTTAATAAAGCTATAATTATTGGAAGAATAACTCGAAATCCTGAAGCTAGAACAACTCCAAGTGGCCAAACAGTTACTTCTTTTGGAATAGCGACTAATCGTTTTTGGACTGGCGGAGATGGGCAAAAACAAGAAAAAGTTGAATTTCATAATATTGTTGCTTGGGGAAAATTGGCTGAAATATGTAATCAATATCTTAATAAAGGACAATTAGTATTAATAGAGGGACGAATAGAAACAAAGACATGGGAAGGACAAGATGGTGTTAAAAAAACACGAACTGAAATTATTGCCGAAAATATGCAAATGGGTCCTCGTGTTCAAAATGCTCCTTCGACAGAATCCGCTCAAGAAAATAATTCACAAGTTAAATTTTCTCAATCTCAATCTTCTGAAGAGGAAATTGATATAAAAGAAATACCGTTTTAG
- the rpsR gene encoding 30S ribosomal protein S18, with translation MPNTTTSTVKKYCFFCFNKINYIDYLDIQTLQRFISSYAKIVSRRRSGVCVKHQRILAEAIKRARIMALLPFVKK, from the coding sequence ATGCCTAATACAACAACAAGTACTGTAAAAAAATATTGTTTTTTTTGTTTTAACAAAATTAATTATATTGATTATTTAGACATTCAAACCTTACAAAGGTTTATTTCTTCTTATGCTAAAATTGTTTCTCGAAGAAGAAGTGGTGTTTGCGTTAAACATCAAAGAATATTAGCTGAAGCAATAAAAAGAGCGAGAATTATGGCTCTTTTACCATTTGTTAAAAAGTAA
- the efp gene encoding elongation factor P, producing the protein MLSISDLKIGTIIEIENEPYVIQSTQHVKMGRGGALLRTKIKNLINSNVLEKTFKSYEKIKEASLEKSRANFLYKDENNIYLMDNETYEQFSFPINQANEKINFLKEEQEVEVLNFNNQPVNIKLPPKVVLEVIEAPLGVKGNSAQGASKVIVCETGLKINAPLFINQGDKILINTETGEYVERA; encoded by the coding sequence ATGTTATCAATATCTGATTTAAAAATTGGAACAATTATTGAAATAGAAAATGAACCTTATGTTATTCAATCTACGCAACATGTAAAAATGGGGCGTGGGGGCGCGCTTTTAAGAACTAAAATTAAAAATTTAATTAATAGTAATGTTTTAGAAAAAACATTTAAGAGTTATGAAAAAATAAAAGAAGCTTCTTTGGAAAAAAGTAGGGCTAATTTTTTATATAAAGATGAAAATAATATTTATTTAATGGACAATGAAACTTATGAACAATTTTCTTTTCCAATTAATCAAGCGAATGAGAAAATAAATTTTCTTAAAGAAGAACAAGAAGTAGAGGTATTAAATTTTAATAATCAACCTGTTAATATAAAATTACCGCCAAAAGTTGTTTTAGAAGTAATAGAAGCTCCTCTTGGAGTAAAAGGGAATTCTGCTCAAGGCGCTTCCAAGGTTATTGTTTGTGAAACTGGATTGAAAATTAATGCTCCTTTATTTATTAATCAAGGCGATAAAATTTTAATTAATACTGAGACAGGGGAATATGTAGAGCGAGCTTAA
- the yidD gene encoding membrane protein insertion efficiency factor YidD encodes MFKLLSNFIFIVPRIFAVKLIRFYQIFFSLDHSWLKFLKPYGQCRFKPTCSEYACLAIEKYGVIMGGLKAMWRLLRCNPVNKGGYDPLK; translated from the coding sequence ATGTTTAAACTTTTATCTAATTTTATATTTATTGTCCCAAGAATTTTTGCTGTAAAGCTTATTCGTTTTTATCAAATTTTTTTTTCTTTGGATCATAGTTGGTTAAAGTTTTTAAAACCTTATGGACAATGTCGGTTTAAGCCTACTTGTTCTGAATATGCTTGTTTGGCAATAGAAAAATATGGCGTAATTATGGGTGGTTTAAAGGCTATGTGGCGTTTATTAAGATGCAATCCTGTTAATAAGGGAGGATATGATCCTCTTAAATAA
- a CDS encoding dolichyl-phosphate beta-D-mannosyltransferase, with amino-acid sequence MEKNIFIIIPTYNEKENVQELIEKIFSLKIEKLQVLIVDDNSPDKTGNEVEKLKLKYPSLYLIRREKKLGLGSAYIAGFKFALDKKADLIFQMDADLSHNPKEIPNFLDQINKGFDVIVGSRKIAGGKIIGWGISRHLMSFGANWCSQWILKLKTHDLTSGFRCYRREVLETINLEKIKSNGYSFLEETIYFCERKNFKIKEIPIIFLDRQKGKSKLSHKEIINFFLTIFRLKIKELFLN; translated from the coding sequence ATGGAAAAAAATATTTTTATTATCATTCCGACTTATAACGAAAAAGAAAATGTTCAGGAATTAATAGAAAAAATTTTTTCTCTAAAAATAGAAAAACTTCAGGTTTTGATTGTTGATGATAATTCGCCAGATAAAACTGGAAATGAAGTAGAAAAATTAAAATTAAAATATCCGTCGCTTTATCTTATTCGCCGAGAAAAAAAATTAGGATTGGGAAGTGCTTATATTGCCGGTTTTAAATTTGCTTTAGATAAAAAAGCTGATTTAATTTTTCAAATGGACGCGGATCTTTCTCATAATCCAAAAGAAATTCCAAATTTTTTAGATCAAATAAATAAAGGGTTTGATGTTATTGTCGGTTCAAGAAAAATAGCTGGTGGCAAAATTATTGGCTGGGGAATTTCACGACATTTAATGAGTTTTGGGGCTAATTGGTGTTCCCAATGGATTTTAAAATTAAAAACCCACGATTTAACCAGCGGGTTTAGATGTTATAGGAGAGAGGTTTTAGAAACAATAAATTTAGAAAAAATAAAAAGCAACGGCTATTCTTTTTTAGAAGAAACGATTTATTTTTGCGAGAGAAAAAACTTTAAAATTAAAGAAATTCCCATTATTTTTTTAGATCGTCAAAAGGGAAAATCAAAATTATCTCACAAGGAAATCATCAATTTTTTTCTTACTATTTTTAGACTTAAAATAAAAGAATTATTTTTAAACTAA
- a CDS encoding cell division protein FtsK codes for MKNKKDKQKNKKFKFHFEINSETRKGIEAVLLIAFALICFLSLIEATGNFGKFLDHFLQLFFGWGRWTLPFILIIFSYLLLSAKYVFNRTNYLGLFLFILSLVGLLQFFTPLPVNFQTGFSQINNGGYLGFLINYPLNKLMGIWGTQIILSASLIIGLLLMFNTSLLAWYNFFIKLYEKIKNIKFKQKQKDQDKKNQYLKAETKDFLPLQNTSMAIGVEPQEKEQVNLFQELSPLIKKTKPIHQINLPIDLLEKNYQKPTSGNTQNNQIIIQRTLANFGIPVEMKEIKVGPTITQYSLKPSDGIKLSKITALHNDLSLTLAAHPIRIEAPIPGESLVGIEVPNKSTAIVGLREILEAEEFKTSDSRLTFALGKDVAGKVWTADLIKMPHLLIAGATGAGKTVGLNSFIVSLLYKNQSDQLKFIFIDPKKVELIMYEGIPHLLTPVIIDIQKAINALKWAVSEMDRRFYLLSGARQQNIKEYNQQAENKLPYIIIVIDEMADLMMQAASDAEALIIRLAQMARAVGIHLILATQRPSVNIITGLIKANITTRIAFNVASSIDSRTILDASGAEKLLGRGDMLYLSPEFSKPKRIQCAFVSNSEIKKVVDFIKETQEPDSIEETIETSKVSNVENFSMDSDINNSDDELFAQAKEVILKYKKASASLLQRRLRIGYARAARLLDLLEDQGIIGPVDGAKPREIYIDSKEEVINNF; via the coding sequence ATGAAAAACAAAAAGGATAAACAAAAAAATAAAAAATTCAAATTTCATTTTGAAATTAATTCAGAAACAAGAAAGGGTATAGAAGCTGTTTTGCTAATTGCTTTTGCCTTAATTTGTTTTTTGAGTTTAATTGAAGCGACTGGCAATTTTGGAAAATTTTTAGATCATTTTTTACAATTATTTTTTGGCTGGGGGCGATGGACACTTCCATTTATTTTAATTATTTTTTCTTATTTATTATTAAGCGCTAAATATGTTTTTAATAGAACAAATTATTTAGGGCTTTTTTTATTTATTTTAAGTCTTGTTGGATTACTTCAATTTTTTACTCCTTTGCCAGTCAATTTTCAAACAGGTTTTTCTCAGATTAATAATGGCGGATATTTGGGATTTTTAATTAATTATCCATTAAATAAATTAATGGGCATATGGGGAACACAAATAATTTTAAGCGCTAGTTTAATTATTGGCCTTTTGTTAATGTTTAATACTTCTTTGCTGGCTTGGTATAATTTTTTTATTAAACTTTATGAAAAAATAAAAAACATAAAATTTAAACAAAAACAAAAAGATCAAGATAAAAAAAATCAATATTTAAAAGCGGAAACAAAAGATTTTTTACCTTTACAAAATACTTCGATGGCCATCGGAGTTGAACCTCAGGAAAAAGAGCAAGTTAATTTATTTCAAGAGTTAAGCCCATTAATTAAAAAAACAAAACCTATTCATCAAATCAATTTACCCATAGATTTATTGGAAAAAAATTATCAAAAACCTACAAGTGGAAATACTCAAAATAATCAAATAATTATTCAAAGAACCTTGGCAAATTTTGGTATTCCAGTGGAAATGAAAGAAATAAAAGTAGGCCCAACAATAACCCAATATTCTTTAAAACCCAGCGATGGAATAAAGCTTTCCAAAATTACTGCTTTACATAATGATTTATCTTTGACTTTGGCAGCTCATCCAATTAGAATTGAAGCTCCAATTCCAGGAGAATCTTTAGTAGGCATTGAGGTTCCAAATAAATCAACTGCTATTGTGGGTTTGAGAGAAATTTTAGAAGCTGAAGAATTTAAAACTAGTGATTCTCGTTTAACATTTGCTTTAGGAAAAGATGTGGCTGGAAAAGTATGGACTGCTGATTTAATTAAAATGCCTCACCTTTTAATTGCTGGAGCAACAGGCGCTGGAAAAACCGTTGGGCTTAATAGTTTTATTGTTAGTTTATTATACAAAAATCAGTCTGATCAATTAAAATTTATTTTTATTGATCCAAAAAAAGTGGAATTAATCATGTATGAAGGTATTCCGCATTTATTGACTCCAGTTATTATTGATATTCAAAAAGCAATTAATGCTTTAAAATGGGCAGTCAGCGAAATGGATCGTCGTTTTTATTTACTTTCTGGAGCTAGACAACAAAACATTAAAGAATATAATCAGCAAGCGGAAAACAAATTACCATATATTATTATTGTGATTGACGAAATGGCTGATTTAATGATGCAAGCCGCTTCAGATGCTGAGGCTTTAATTATTCGATTGGCACAAATGGCTCGAGCCGTTGGTATTCATTTAATTTTAGCGACGCAACGGCCATCAGTAAATATTATTACTGGATTAATTAAAGCCAATATTACTACGCGAATTGCTTTTAATGTCGCTTCTTCAATTGATTCTCGAACTATTTTAGATGCTAGTGGAGCGGAAAAATTATTGGGTCGAGGAGATATGTTATATCTTTCTCCAGAATTTTCCAAACCAAAACGTATACAATGCGCTTTTGTTTCTAATTCAGAGATAAAAAAAGTGGTAGATTTTATTAAAGAAACGCAAGAGCCAGACTCAATAGAAGAAACTATTGAGACATCAAAAGTTTCTAATGTTGAAAATTTTTCAATGGATTCTGATATTAATAATAGTGATGATGAATTATTTGCTCAAGCCAAAGAAGTAATTTTGAAATATAAAAAAGCTTCAGCGTCATTATTGCAAAGACGATTACGCATTGGTTATGCGCGCGCCGCGCGA